In Sus scrofa isolate TJ Tabasco breed Duroc chromosome 14, Sscrofa11.1, whole genome shotgun sequence, the sequence GGGATGGCGCCAGTAGCGACCTGTGATAATCTATTGGCATGTCCTCTGCAGTCAACCTGGGACCcgagggggcagagggagcctAGTGTTTAAGCTGTCTTTAAACCGGTAGTGGCCTCAGTGGGCATAAGGCCTGGGGACTGCACCTGGAGCACCCCCCCTCCCAAACCTCAGCGGTTCCTTCcggtccctccctccccagggtccTTCTTTTCCCCCCACTCTCCAGTCGCCTCCGGTACCTGATCCATAGGACAGCGGAGAATTTTGATCTTTTGAGCAGCTTCTCTGTTGGGGAGGGCTGGAGAAGGAGGACGGTCATTTGTCACCTGGACATCAGGTGTGTATCCTGCCGCCTTGGAGGCTCCTTGGGGGTTCTTTGGGGGTGGTCGGGTAAGCTGGTCAGCGCCTCCCCCTCCCGGATCCCGAGGGAACCACGGTCCAGAGCTGGAAGGCCTTGGCCTCTATCCCCAGCCTCATCTGCTTAGAGACACTGCTGCCTTCTGCTCCAGTGTGGAGTAAATGTGCATTGTTTGTGAAATTCCTTTAATAATTCAGCTATGCACTGTTGGgccaaaagagagaaggagagagtagTTAAGGCAGCAACGGTGTCTGTCTGCCCAGTGTTCCTCTCAGGGAGCTTGTGCCTCTCAGAAGCCATGATCATGAGAGGACACCTGGGCCTTCAcatacctctttctttctttctttttttttttttttttttttgtctttttagtctttttagggctgcacccatggcatatggaggttcccaggctaggggtcctatccaagctgtagctgccggccaacaccacagccacagcaactccagatctgagccgcatctgcagtgtacaccacagctcatggcaacacaagatccttaatccaccaagcgaggccaaggatcgaacttgcaacctcctggatgctagttgagtttgttaactgctgagccgcaatgggaactcccacttaccTGTTTCCATGTGCATCTTGCAGGATCTTAACATAATGACTATGATCCTAGCCTTTCAAATtacatacctttttctttttacttctttacttaaagtttggggttttttttgaagTCCAgtcattgttctttttctttttttgccacacccacagtatgtgggctagggatggaacccatgccacagcagcaacccaagccagagcagtgacaatgcccgggccttaacctgctaggccaccagagaactttatttatttaagtatagttaatttacgatgttgtgttaggTCATGGTGTCTGGCACAGTGCTTCAGTCTTcaggttcttttttatattcttttccattatggtttatcacgggatattgaatatagtttcctgtgctatccagtaaGACCTTGTGGCTTATCCGTTCTATGTGTAAcagcttgcatctgctaatcccaaactcccagaacTTTCCTCTCCCACGCCCCAAAgttacatatttttctaataacATAGTTCCCGAATGCAAGTACTTACCTCACCTGGTGAGTAACTGAGGACTCAGCAGTCTCTAAATTGGTTTATATCACCGGAGAAGAGCTGGCTGCTTGGGGCTTGTTCAGGAATAGCATCCAGCCTCCACTACGATGCGTTGTGAAGGTGTTCTGGCTTTGGTTTTTGCCTGACGCTGACTTCAGAGCCTCTTGGCTGCAGAGTAGGTGGCTCCATTTTCCTTGGGGCCCAAACACTGCTCTTATCACCGCCTGCTCCTGCTCCAGGTTACCCAGTTCAGACGGACCCTCTGGCCCCTGCcgccctcctgcctcccaccccagcaaGTACCGAGGTCCTCGGCCTGCCTCAAGCCAGGGAGCGGCAGCTGGCCCCCGAGGGGTGCGGGCCGGCCGGTGGCATCGCGGACGCAAGCCGGACCAGGCCCTGTACGTGCCCCGGGGGCGGCGCAGGCAAGAAGAACGGGCACCACCCCCTGCGCCAGGGCTCCTAGGAGATGCTCCAGCTGGCAGGCCCCCAGAAGAGCCCGGAGATGTCAGGGCTGGGGACCCCAGCTCTGATCCGGAGCTTCCAGTGTTGGTGACTCAGGCCCCAGAAGACCCAAAAGGCCCTGGCAAAAGTTGTGAGAAGGAGTTGCTGCCGGACCCAGTGGCCACGGAGCCCCCGGGGCCTGAGAGCCACTCGGGGACAGGAGACGGGCCGGAGACGGCCACCCAGCCTGGGCCCAGTCTGCAGCCAGACTCGGAAGAGGGGCATGGGAGTGAGCTGGAGAGGAGCCtggtggcagaggaggaagacgAGGAAGACGAGGTGGAAGAGGAGGGGCCGGGCAGCTGCTCTGAGGACCATTACAGTGAGCTGCTGCAGGAGGTGATGAGGCTCTTAAGCCCGGAAAAGGGAGGGCGGAAGTGAGGTGGGTGTAGTCGAGGGTGGATGGGGCCCGAGggccacggggtgggggggggtgctgacTAGCAGGGCCGGGTGTTGGGTGATAGGGGTCCCTTAGGAGACATGGGGGAGGGACACGGCGGCATGGCCCACAAGAGTTGGGACTAATGTCACAGAAGGGAGGAGGCCCCGGATCTGGGATTCAGTGTGGCTTTGGGTCCCAGCTCAACCACATAGGAGGACCGTGGGCAAGTCATTTGGCTTGTCTAAGTCTCTATTTCCTCACCTGAAAATAGAGCAGATAAAACACATGTGTCACAAGGTAACATAGGAAGGAGGTTGGGGCCTGAGCTTTGGGATGCACTGCAGATGCTGGTCAGGAAAATGACTCTGCCGCCTGAAGCTGTGTCTTACCCTCTCCTTTACTCGGAGCGGTGTGTCGGCCCCTGAGCCCAGCGGCGATACATCCTCATCACTGTTTTATGGATGAAGGACTGAGACCCTAGAGCTTTGCTTATTATCTCATCGTCAGTGAGAGTAGGAAACATCCCAGGCTTGCCCAGCCGTGTCTTACTGTCAGCAACTTGGGGcagcattatttagttctttgactTGGTGtacccatctgtaaagtgggtctATAGCATAGAGTTTTGGGGGATTCTCTGAAATGTAACATGTGTCAGTGCCAGCCACCCAGTGGAGACGCCACAAAAGTAAGTTCCTGCCCTAAAACTCATGCTTCTCCATCTTCTGACCCAGTCTGCCATCCTGCTGGCTTTCTCAGACTCCTGCCCAGACGCTGTCTTCCCTGCCGGCCCGGAAGCCTGCAGGCCTCCTGTGGTTTGGAGGGCAGTCATTTAGAGCCCTGGGTCAGAGCCCCCCTCACTAAAGGGCCTGTTCTCCCCCAGATAACGGACAACCTGACCCAGAAGGAGATTCAGGTAGAGCACATCCACGTGGACACGTCGTCCTTTGCGGAGGAGCTGCCGGGGGAGAAGGACTTTGCCCACGTGGTGGAGATCTACGACTTTGAGCCAACATTCAAGACCGAGGACCTGCTGGTAGCCTTTTCTGAGTTCCAGTGAGTGCCGGTGAGGCGTCGGAGAGGCAGGGGCACGGGTGCCCGGCTTCTGGAGAGGAGCTCAGACACCCCTTTGTTGTGGGGACAGTTGCTTGCCCCTCTCCTGATGCCCAGCATTCTAGAAAGAAAGGCACGAAGTGGTTGTGGTTGTTCTGGGCTCCATACTCCTGCGCAGTTCGGCCTCCTGGCCATGACTGTGTGCAAGAGGAGAGCTAATTTTTTGGTTATAGATACTTTTCCAGAGGCCTGAGTTCTGGTCCTGCTGACAAAACAGCTGACCTCCGTCCTGGCCCCCTGCATGGCTGCACCCAGCTAGGACGCGGCGGGCTGGCCCTCAGGATGCGGGACCCAGGCAGCCACCACCTCCCCTGCTCCACGACCTGCCACCCAGTCAGTCAGTAGATGGAGGGCCGTCTCCAGGCGAGAATGGAAATTTCTGGGGTGCACTGGGCTTGAGCGGCTCTGGGACAGAGTCTGGGTGGTGATGGGAGGTGGGATGTATTGAGAAAAAGGCTTTTCCTGTTTCCCCAAATTCCGtggatccaagcccagtcttttctcctttcttctttttcttttcttcttcttttttctttcttggctggcctggagttcccaggccagggatcacatacGAGCTATAGTTGCAGCCTaaaccatagctgtggcaatgccagatccttaacccactgtgctgggccagagatcgaacctgcatcccagtgctcccaagacactgtcgatcctgttgcaccacagcgggaaccccatcctttcttcttttcctaaatgctttttttttttttctctcatcccccttcttttttcctaCTTAGGCTTTGAAAACATCCCTTTCTTCATGACACCCTGTCTGACCACTGCGCTAACAGCCTCTTTTGCCCTTCCCAAGCCTGAGCTGGCAGAAAgcatgagggggagttcccgtcgtggcgcagtggttaacaaatccgactaggaaccatgaggttgtgggttcgatctctgcccttgctcagtgggttaacgatccggcgttgccgtgagctgtggtgtaggttgcagacgcggctcggatcttgcattgctgtggctctggcgtaggccg encodes:
- the R3HCC1 gene encoding R3H and coiled-coil domain-containing protein 1, with protein sequence MGECLDFFFILEVYFHQPARWRCGSAEAGVVLRSRARWFLGTFRAAAETRGAAAALPPVTLALLCLDGVFLSSAENDFVHRIQEELDRFLLQKQLSKVLLFPPLSSRLRYLIHRTAENFDLLSSFSVGEGWRRRTVICHLDIRLPSSDGPSGPCRPPASHPSKYRGPRPASSQGAAAGPRGVRAGRWHRGRKPDQALYVPRGRRRQEERAPPPAPGLLGDAPAGRPPEEPGDVRAGDPSSDPELPVLVTQAPEDPKGPGKSCEKELLPDPVATEPPGPESHSGTGDGPETATQPGPSLQPDSEEGHGSELERSLVAEEEDEEDEVEEEGPGSCSEDHYSELLQEITDNLTQKEIQVEHIHVDTSSFAEELPGEKDFAHVVEIYDFEPTFKTEDLLVAFSEFQEKGFKIQWVDDTHALGVFPCLASAAEALTRDFSMLKIRPLTQGTQQSKLKALQRPKLLRLAKERPQTNTAVARRLVARALGLQHRKKERPAMEPPTTLRP